The DNA segment AAGATGAAGTGCTTTTTCCGTCTAAGTTTCCTTCCAAAAGATCCGGTGGATCTTCTCAGGAGAGACGCGGTTGCGTTCGATTACCTCTACGTTCAGGTAACACGTCTGTGACGGTCAGCTCAGTTTATGGGCATACGTTTCTCATTCTCTTCCTCAGAAAAAATCTTCATATTTTTCAGCCTAATATATCAGAAAAGTGCAATGAATTTCTTTCAGTTTGTTTGTTAATCAGGTTTACATTCCACATCTTTGTTTCTCGGTCACTTCATCCAATGTTTGTGCaagtataatacaaaaaaatcagCATATGCATGTACAATTGCTACTGTAAATAGCAAGGAAAGAAGTATCGCTTTAAAAGTGTTACCATAGAGTTGGTGTTGGAGTTTGTGTTAATGCAGTATGAACAGTGAAGTCCTGCTTGGGATTAATATTCAAGGAacagttcacctgaaaatgaaaatgtgctcaaAATGTATTCACTCTCatgacatccaagatgtagatgagtttgtttcttcatcagatttggagaaatgtagcattgcatcagtgtctgatcaatggatgctctgcagtgaatgggtgccgtcagaatgagagtctgataaaaacgtcacaataatccacagcactccagtccatcagtgaacatctggagaagacaaaagatgaaacacatccagcattaagatgattttaactcaaatacatAGAGTCTATAAGTCCATAATAACACtcctccagtgaaacagtgttctggtctgaatcaggagagagatctgcacagatcaagaagtgtttaaacagctctaaacaaacatgtgtctggattttgatgtgaaataaacaggagatgcactttttcactggagagtgctgtggattattatgatgttttttatcagaatctcattctgacggcacccattcactgcagagcagccattgatgagacactgatgcagtgctacatttctccaaatctgatgaagaaacacactcatcctgaAGTTGAATAAATCTTCAGCAGActttaatttttggctgaactgtttGTTTCAGTATGTCATGTCtgagaggaaggttatgtctgcGAAAGCACTCTGTGTATTACTTCTGGTTCTCGTCTCGTCTGAATGCAGAGCTGTAAGGACGTGGTGCAGGAGCGTTTCGGCTCTGAGCTCAAATACGACACGGCGCTTCGCCTGGCTGCTCTTCAGATGTACATCCTGACGCTCagcaccaaacaaacacagaagGTCTCGCTGAAATACATCGAGTGAGTGTTCAACATTCACGTCTGTGCTCACAATCAAAGCAGCAGGACAGACAACTATTAAAAGTGCTTTTATACTTGTCTTCATGTGGATCCAAACCTGTGTGgagttgatttttattttcattttccctgtggaacacaaaaaaatgaatttagtcttcatgtagttttttttattttctgtgcagTGACCGTCAAACTCTCTGAAGGACAAAAATATACACTAACAGGCATTACAGAAATGTGTTTTACTTCCCAAGCACTTAAAATCTGTTAAAGattaaatttcattaaataatataactCCATACAAGTAGACTTGGAACATAGTCAgggttatagttaactaaaacgaaaataatgtaataattttgtactggaaatgaaattaaatattgaaaatatatatatatatttcttattttaatgttattttaatttcatttaacttGATGTGCTAGAATAACTagagctgaaataaaaaatattaaactatataacaataaaaaaaaactaatagaaatgacaaaggcataacaaaattactaacattttaacaaaaaataaataaataataataataataataataataataataaaatgtaatgaaaacagaagatacataatttttttttctcaggcttTTTGGTCTTTTTAATGAGATAAACCTTCACTGTACGCTAAGAAAAACTAGTTTTTCACAATTCGGAAGTACACAAGAAACTGATagtattttcttgaaaaaatGCACTCCAATAATCTTAAttttacaacttaatttatttttgatttattcttttataaatatttttcacattttctggaCAGCAGAAGCTCAAATGTTTTTCCTAACTTTCTCGGTTTGTATTTGaccaaagaaagaaaatgattcGGTGTGATCTGCATGAGGGCGAGTGAAAAGTTTCTGTTGTCGGTTCCTTTAAATGAGAAGAAAAGATGAAAAGTGCTGGACTGTTGCGAGGAGCGTTTGAATTGAGCGTGAAAGCTCTTGTTTCCCGCCGTGTCTCGACAGGAAGGAGTGGGGTCTGGCGCAGTTCCTGCCTCCAGCGGTTCTGTCCAGCATGAAAGAGAAGAACATCAAGAAAGCGCTCACACACATCCTGAAAACCAACCAGAACCTGGTGCCTCCGGGCAAAAAGGTGAAGAAACTTTCACAGCGTGATGTGCATATGAAAAGTGGAATTAAAATCAATCTTTTCAGCTGCCTTTGAAAATCCAGATTTTTCAATGCAGAATATAATACGCTGTAGGATTTTCACAATAGCAGCACTAGTCAAATTTCACGAGCCATCACAGCAAAGACTAATACAGTGTGTTGTTGAATATAaacctttatttaaacatttttggcatatacatgcatatataaattGACTTgtagttaaatatataaatttaatattttaatatatatttatatcgcTTATACAAGCATGTGTAAATATTCTATTTcattatattagtgctgtcaaatgtttaatcgcatccaaaatacatttttgtttgcctgtgtgtacacacacccatacattaaatatttagaaaatatttacatgtatatatttatattcaactATATCAAGTTagttataatgtgtgtatatgcattttattttttattatatttatatctaCTTATATACAAAATCATACCGAAtatgctaaaaatatatatatatataaattaattattatttttttattattattattattttttttttttggaatgcatGAGATATGAGCAGAtataagattaaattaaattataactgattcaaatataataaataataataatcagatatATATGTACTGCATTATATCTTATTTTATAGTGCATTGAGCTTCAGTGTTGTGATAAAGCATCTTGTGAGCACAAACTGCAGATAAACCTACAGTAGTTGATCTTGTGTTTCCCAGATGCACATATTCAAAAAGCAGAAGAAAGAGTGCTCTATTTCTGTGATTTACACTTTCTGTTCCCTAATTCTGCCGGGATTTGTGCTGTGTGTTGAAGCTGACGGCGTTGCAGGCGAAGGTCCACTACCTGAAATATCTGAGTGATCTCCGGCTGTACGGAGGACAAGTGTTCAAGTCCACGCTGGTGGtaagtgcacagacacacattcactcaTTACAGTCATTACATCAGCAGCGGAGGCTTCCAGTGCAGATCCAGAGCTCAAAGCTTCAGTGTATTACACAATAAACTACGGCAATACACTACATTCTAATTTCCGTAGCAAATTAAGTGGGTTTTCTTCTTTTTAGTTTTGCtgctatttcattatttatttatttttgagaaaaggtattttaaatatttttattttacttatatgTTTTAATGGAAAATTATTTCTTAAATTGAATGAAAGTTTCGCTGTTATTTCTGTTCTGTAATGAAAATAAGGtttctaataattttatttttttaaatataaaactttttttaattatgctGTTCTGTTTTGCAACttgatttctaatgttttttgtcaataaaattataaacaaattaataatcatTCACGCTATATTTTGTGAGGTCAtgatttttgcatttatatttctaATGATTTCTAATGATTTTCttattaaactattatattataaacaattaaaaataattccactattttcattttctagcattatttttcatatgatTTCTGTACAGATTTctgtatcttttttatttaagtttttctgCTATATCTGTTtagtaaaaaaacattatttctaattattcttttttttttatatgtttgctATCTGCAATATTTTACTGAAGAATTTGACAGGCCGAGGATAAATATTTCTTACCGAGCACTGCAAACATTATAGATTTCCCTTTAACATATATACTCCTCTCTATTATAAAATACAAAGTCATAATGGAAATGTATGGTTTTCGTACATGAGCTGAAGGCGTTTGAAGCagctgtttatttgtgtgtttgtgatctGACAGCAAGGAGAGAAACACACAGAAGTGATTCTGCTGGTGGGGCCGCGCTATGGCATCAGTCACGTCATCAACACCAAAACCAACCTGGTGGCGCTGCTGGCCGACTTCAGCCACGTCAACCGCATCGAAATGTACACGGAGGACGAACGAAACGTGCGAGTGGAGCTTCATGTCCTGGACGTTAAGGTGCGATGGAGAAAAACAtcatttgtttgcaaaaagcatttggttttaatattttttccatTCAAACATTTTGAGTGCATTACCTTTGCATAACAGTATTGAGGACAACTTTCATTTTATTCTGCATCCCTTTCAGCCAGTTGTGATAACGTAATCATGAATTCATAATTTACAATTACATGCATcactttataaaacatttaagtcAGTATGCAATATTGCATGGCAGATTATTTTGACTTAATATTGATCAATTTGAACTATTTATTCACTGTTTACCACATGTATTACTGCAGTGTTAATGACGCAAAACTACTATATTAAGTTTGCTTTATTGCTTTGCAAACATTAACTAAAAACTGCATTACATgacagattatttttattattaattattaataaatcattgaTAATTTAATACCATTTATTGACTATTTACCACATGCATTAAACCAGTCGTATGCAATATTAAAGACACATAACAATTCAACATGCCTTTTATTTAATGCTTATTGTGAAAATgggaattaataatttatatttaaatccttcattttataaaacagatagttgagtcaataaatgcatattgaaaatataaattattgattaatgaaaactatatattgattATTTATCAAATGCATTTCACCAATTGCATACAATATAAAGAACAATTCAACATCCTTTTTATCCAATGTTTATTATGAAAACATGAATTAATAATTGACAGTTACTGACATTTGCGCGTTTCATTTGGTAAAACAGATAATGAACTGTATTACCTCGCAGattgttttgattattaataaattattgatAAATACTATTTACTGACTGTTTACCACATGCATTACACCAGTTGTATGTAACACATTGTTCAACATCCCTTTCATCCAGTGCTTAcaaagaaaacatgttttaataattcataGTTACTGACATATGCATGCttcattttataaaacataaGTCAATACATGTAGTACTTTAAGTTTGCAACATTGCTTTGCAAGCGTGAACTGAAAACTAAAAACTGTTAACGTTAATGAATTTAACTATTTATTGAGAAACTACGGAGCCCCACAcaagacatgcaagaaaaaataaataaattggaacgcaatagtaattgtTTGCACAATTGtttgcacgatttagcaaatcgagggaacgaattagtaaattgtgcgcacattTTACAAATTGAGTGAACACAATAGTAATCGTTTGCACGTTTTaatacattgagggaacgaattagtaaatcgtgcgcacgatttagccttatatttttttcctgcatgacATGTGCTCTGTAAGAAACAGCTTTTGTAGaggctactgtttttttttaagagcagtaAGTTGCTCTTGAACATTTGTTACTATAATTTTACCACCACTAAGGGAGTTTTAGGATCACTAAAATCATTTAAACTTCTTTCTGCAGCCCATCACACTTATAATGGAATCCAGTGACGCTATGAACCTGGCTTGTTTGACAGCTGGTTATTACAGACTGCTGGTCGATTCACGGAGGTCCATCTTCAACATGGCGAACAACAGTAACACTGCAGGTAAGAGCATGCACATGAACTAAACAATATAGCAATTCATCTGTCagcttgaaatattattatataaggcagtggtaaattaatttaatatgctttatcaaacacctctgttttttggTTGATAAAGAGTTTGAAAACAACCAGATTTGTCGTAATTACAGACAGATATATTTTGGCTTgtataatggaatatttttgcCCAATATTTGGAATATTACATTGGACCACGGGGGTCATTTGAATCAAAAAGTTAAAGAATCGCcatatttaaatggtttaaatcttAAATCTGATACTTTAAAACATGCTAACATTGGCGtcttctcctttttttttgtttacacccAAGGACAAGACTCAAGGGTCAAGCACAACCAGCAAGCAATCAACTGGAATTACAGTTCCTGCAGTGCATGTGACGAGCCCCACCCAGAATACGCCATTTGTGGGCGAAGAGAGTTTGATATTTCCCCCACTGTCTCTGAAATGCACCAGTTGCAGCATCGCATGTATGGGGACGAAAAAGCCGAGAGGACGAGCAGAGCAAGCCACATGCATCCTCAGCCCTACTTCAGTGTCCCAAAAGGCAAACCTCAAGAGTCGCCCAGAAGCGCCAAGGTGTCTTTTATATTTGGCGATCCTCCGCTGGACTCTGTGAACCCCCAGAACTTGGGATACCAAAGACTGATGGAGGACATCCCAGAAGTGCTGGAGGAGAACCGGTACATGTACGCGCAACAGAAGGACTACAAGCCACTGGAAGCATCACTGGAGGTCGACGGCTTCCAGTACGGTTCTCACATGGTCTACGGAGACGCTAAGATATTTGGTACGACGGAAGGCATCGAGGAGCCTTTGCTGCGTGATATCTGCTACGCCGAGACTACGGATGATGCAGAGGATGACGATGACATAAGTTGTGAGGaggacatgatgatgatgatgatgggggAGATAAAGGACAAGGCAAACTCTCTCCTATCGCTCTCGGAATCTAGCGACGACATTATTGACCTCACTTCGCTTCCGCCGCCACCAGAGGGCGATGACGAGGAGGACAGCGATGACCTGTTGCAGTCTCTAAACTTGGCGATAGCCGCTCCGCCGCCAGGGTTCAGGGATAGCTCAGATGAAGATGACCACCAAGAGCGAAAGGGCATAAAAAATGACATCCCTGTGTCGCTGATCGATCCGGTTCCGACGCAAGTGGCCGGTGGGACCGGGGAAGTGTTCAATGCCGCCGTTGTCTCCACACTACAAGCTCTGGAGGCATTGGCGGCCTCTGAGGAACAGTCTCATCCACAATCGGACAATAGTTCAGGTTCTTACACTATTGTAACGTTTATTCACTGATGTCGACTTTCCAGCCATTCCTTTATTTTGGTTATGTTTTTCCGTATTCCATTGTCTTCAATGCAACCCCCATGTATTCAGTGTGCATTTGCTTTATTAGAAATGTAATTGAGATCTCATCATGATTTGtggttcatttttgttaatgtattttattatttatgttcttATTTGTTGCATTTCATAACCTTCAACGTTTTGtacaaataaactattttaaagtaTACGTGTGTATTGTGTGATGGCTAAAATGTCTGTCTCTTTGTGACACACAGGTGTAGAAATATCTCGGTCCTTTAGCCCTGAGTCCTCTTCTGATTCTGGGAATGAGACAAATTCGTCCGAAATGACGGAGAGCTCAGAGCTGGCCGCAGCTCAGAAACTCTCCGAAAACTCTCTGAAAATGTTAGTAGCCACAGCCGAAGGGTACCAATCTCTAGCTGAAGAGGAGACTGAGTTTCGCTTGGTGCCGTGTGAGGTCAGGGCGTCTCTAGATGACTCCCAGTCCGCCGCGGTTGCCAATCTCTGTTCAGACCACTTTGAGATGGAGCCAGAAACAATGGAAACCAAGTCACTGACGGACTACTTCAACAAAATGCACAGGGACATAATGATGGGAATGCCGCAGGGGAAGCTCAAGGAGCAAGATGATGGGATGAAATTGAGCGCCCAAGCGGAAGCTCGTCAGATGAACATCACAGAATCAGAGGATCTTGTTGGGATGTACAACAATTTCAATGGACTGGATTCCCAGCGTTCAGGTCCCTTTGACTTGGAGAGGATGTCTTATGCGTTTCAAGAAAGCAATCAAAGATTGCATATGATTCTGAATAATAAATCTGAAGAGCACGTTTACTCTGAGGTAGTTGGCGATGGTGGTCCATTGCATGCAGACAGGGTAATGCAAAAAGCCAGTTTGAAGGACTCAACAGACTTGAACACAAGTTCCCCCGCCAAAGAACAATTCATGACTGAAAGAGCCCGGAACGAGCATCAACAGAGCAAGGCAGCTTCATCCGAACAAGAAGTGACACGGTTATACGAGTACCACTTGTCCAAAAGGATGTCGTCTTTACAGAACGAGGGAATTCATTCCCTCCAGAGCTCCCAGTGTTCGTCCATCGATGCCGGCTGCAGTACAGGAAGCAGTAGCAGCGTGACGCCAATGGACTCTCCCCTGTGCACAGTGGATAGCGTCCATCTGCATGGAGAGTCCTCTCTGAAAGGTCTCGGATATCCAAATCAGAGCGTAGATGGAACGTTTTCTCGGAAGCACCATGGACAGGCTGGCCAAGAGTCAGGCCGAGAGGGATGCCAAAGATTGCCCAAGATCAGAGAAACTACAGGTACTCCAAGCTTGAACGTTTAACTTGTCAAATGCGACATTTAACTaacctaatgacatcattatccATCTGTTCATTTTTGCTATGGAGAATCTGCAAAGCTTGACCATGTGGAGTTAGAGACTAACATTGTTGCTCAACAGCTGaatcatttaatatttagttGGAGCTGGTGAGCAAGTTAAGGATTTTTATAGCCCTCGTCTTGATTCAAATTGAAGCAAACCTAATTGGACTAACTGTCCCTCATAGTGTTGGGGAAACTACCTTAATATTAGTCTTTCAAGCTTTAAGCTGATGTTACAGTGCTTATAAAAAGTATTCACACACCCCTTGGCTATTTATTTTTCTACAACATGGAATCATGGATTTATTTGGGCTTTGATCAACTAAAACATAATCCTTTCATATCAAAGTGAAACCtatttctatgtaaacatgcattacatttattaaataattgcagTAAATGTCAGTATTTAACAGTTTCAACTTGAGTCTGTTACAGTATAGTTTAACTTCA comes from the Carassius gibelio isolate Cgi1373 ecotype wild population from Czech Republic chromosome B9, carGib1.2-hapl.c, whole genome shotgun sequence genome and includes:
- the LOC127964768 gene encoding FERM and PDZ domain-containing protein 4 isoform X3, which gives rise to MRDTVSRSFPRVCLQLWLRCSFILGHLSQSSSLEEVRVDVDKFVPPAPRKVEMRRDPVLGFGFVAGSEKPVVVRSVTPGGPSEGKLIPGDEIVMINEEAVSSAPRERVIDLVRSCKESIILTVVQPYSSPKSAFISAAKKAKLKSNPVKVRFAEEVIINGQVPETVKDNSLLFMPNVLKVYLENGQTKSFKFDCNTSIKDVILTLQEKLSIKSIEHFSLMLEHKTEGSATKLMLLHEQEMLMQVTQRPGSHKMKCFFRLSFLPKDPVDLLRRDAVAFDYLYVQSCKDVVQERFGSELKYDTALRLAALQMYILTLSTKQTQKVSLKYIEKEWGLAQFLPPAVLSSMKEKNIKKALTHILKTNQNLVPPGKKLTALQAKVHYLKYLSDLRLYGGQVFKSTLVQGEKHTEVILLVGPRYGISHVINTKTNLVALLADFSHVNRIEMYTEDERNVRVELHVLDVKPITLIMESSDAMNLACLTAGYYRLLVDSRRSIFNMANNSNTAGQDSRVKHNQQAINWNYSSCSACDEPHPEYAICGRREFDISPTVSEMHQLQHRMYGDEKAERTSRASHMHPQPYFSVPKGKPQESPRSAKVSFIFGDPPLDSVNPQNLGYQRLMEDIPEVLEENRYMYAQQKDYKPLEASLEVDGFQYGSHMVYGDAKIFGTTEGIEEPLLRDICYAETTDDAEDDDDISCEEDMMMMMMGEIKDKANSLLSLSESSDDIIDLTSLPPPPEGDDEEDSDDLLQSLNLAIAAPPPGFRDSSDEDDHQERKGIKNDIPVSLIDPVPTQVAGGTGEVFNAAVVSTLQALEALAASEEQSHPQSDNSSGVEISRSFSPESSSDSGNETNSSEMTESSELAAAQKLSENSLKMLVATAEGYQSLAEEETEFRLVPCEVRASLDDSQSAAVANLCSDHFEMEPETMETKSLTDYFNKMHRDIMMGMPQGKLKEQDDGMKLSAQAEARQMNITESEDLVGMYNNFNGLDSQRSGPFDLERMSYAFQESNQRLHMILNNKSEEHVYSEVVGDGGPLHADRVMQKASLKDSTDLNTSSPAKEQFMTERARNEHQQSKAASSEQEVTRLYEYHLSKRMSSLQNEGIHSLQSSQCSSIDAGCSTGSSSSVTPMDSPLCTVDSVHLHGESSLKGLGYPNQSVDGTFSRKHHGQAGQESGREGCQRLPKIRETTV
- the LOC127964768 gene encoding FERM and PDZ domain-containing protein 4 isoform X1, with amino-acid sequence MPKGQQNKAWAAEDAEPSEELDVFTVIHQRIKSSCCPPQAAGSWPSTQGPSNGWEMSSSRETCYINHLSQSSSLEEVRVDVDKFVPPAPRKVEMRRDPVLGFGFVAGSEKPVVVRSVTPGGPSEGKLIPGDEIVMINEEAVSSAPRERVIDLVRSCKESIILTVVQPYSSPKSAFISAAKKAKLKSNPVKVRFAEEVIINGQVPETVKDNSLLFMPNVLKVYLENGQTKSFKFDCNTSIKDVILTLQEKLSIKSIEHFSLMLEHKTEGSATKLMLLHEQEMLMQVTQRPGSHKMKCFFRLSFLPKDPVDLLRRDAVAFDYLYVQSCKDVVQERFGSELKYDTALRLAALQMYILTLSTKQTQKVSLKYIEKEWGLAQFLPPAVLSSMKEKNIKKALTHILKTNQNLVPPGKKLTALQAKVHYLKYLSDLRLYGGQVFKSTLVQGEKHTEVILLVGPRYGISHVINTKTNLVALLADFSHVNRIEMYTEDERNVRVELHVLDVKPITLIMESSDAMNLACLTAGYYRLLVDSRRSIFNMANNSNTAGQDSRVKHNQQAINWNYSSCSACDEPHPEYAICGRREFDISPTVSEMHQLQHRMYGDEKAERTSRASHMHPQPYFSVPKGKPQESPRSAKVSFIFGDPPLDSVNPQNLGYQRLMEDIPEVLEENRYMYAQQKDYKPLEASLEVDGFQYGSHMVYGDAKIFGTTEGIEEPLLRDICYAETTDDAEDDDDISCEEDMMMMMMGEIKDKANSLLSLSESSDDIIDLTSLPPPPEGDDEEDSDDLLQSLNLAIAAPPPGFRDSSDEDDHQERKGIKNDIPVSLIDPVPTQVAGGTGEVFNAAVVSTLQALEALAASEEQSHPQSDNSSGVEISRSFSPESSSDSGNETNSSEMTESSELAAAQKLSENSLKMLVATAEGYQSLAEEETEFRLVPCEVRASLDDSQSAAVANLCSDHFEMEPETMETKSLTDYFNKMHRDIMMGMPQGKLKEQDDGMKLSAQAEARQMNITESEDLVGMYNNFNGLDSQRSGPFDLERMSYAFQESNQRLHMILNNKSEEHVYSEVVGDGGPLHADRVMQKASLKDSTDLNTSSPAKEQFMTERARNEHQQSKAASSEQEVTRLYEYHLSKRMSSLQNEGIHSLQSSQCSSIDAGCSTGSSSSVTPMDSPLCTVDSVHLHGESSLKGLGYPNQSVDGTFSRKHHGQAGQESGREGCQRLPKIRETTV
- the LOC127964768 gene encoding FERM and PDZ domain-containing protein 4 isoform X2, coding for MDVFSFVRVPKLAGQRIKSSCCPPQAAGSWPSTQGPSNGWEMSSSRETCYINHLSQSSSLEEVRVDVDKFVPPAPRKVEMRRDPVLGFGFVAGSEKPVVVRSVTPGGPSEGKLIPGDEIVMINEEAVSSAPRERVIDLVRSCKESIILTVVQPYSSPKSAFISAAKKAKLKSNPVKVRFAEEVIINGQVPETVKDNSLLFMPNVLKVYLENGQTKSFKFDCNTSIKDVILTLQEKLSIKSIEHFSLMLEHKTEGSATKLMLLHEQEMLMQVTQRPGSHKMKCFFRLSFLPKDPVDLLRRDAVAFDYLYVQSCKDVVQERFGSELKYDTALRLAALQMYILTLSTKQTQKVSLKYIEKEWGLAQFLPPAVLSSMKEKNIKKALTHILKTNQNLVPPGKKLTALQAKVHYLKYLSDLRLYGGQVFKSTLVQGEKHTEVILLVGPRYGISHVINTKTNLVALLADFSHVNRIEMYTEDERNVRVELHVLDVKPITLIMESSDAMNLACLTAGYYRLLVDSRRSIFNMANNSNTAGQDSRVKHNQQAINWNYSSCSACDEPHPEYAICGRREFDISPTVSEMHQLQHRMYGDEKAERTSRASHMHPQPYFSVPKGKPQESPRSAKVSFIFGDPPLDSVNPQNLGYQRLMEDIPEVLEENRYMYAQQKDYKPLEASLEVDGFQYGSHMVYGDAKIFGTTEGIEEPLLRDICYAETTDDAEDDDDISCEEDMMMMMMGEIKDKANSLLSLSESSDDIIDLTSLPPPPEGDDEEDSDDLLQSLNLAIAAPPPGFRDSSDEDDHQERKGIKNDIPVSLIDPVPTQVAGGTGEVFNAAVVSTLQALEALAASEEQSHPQSDNSSGVEISRSFSPESSSDSGNETNSSEMTESSELAAAQKLSENSLKMLVATAEGYQSLAEEETEFRLVPCEVRASLDDSQSAAVANLCSDHFEMEPETMETKSLTDYFNKMHRDIMMGMPQGKLKEQDDGMKLSAQAEARQMNITESEDLVGMYNNFNGLDSQRSGPFDLERMSYAFQESNQRLHMILNNKSEEHVYSEVVGDGGPLHADRVMQKASLKDSTDLNTSSPAKEQFMTERARNEHQQSKAASSEQEVTRLYEYHLSKRMSSLQNEGIHSLQSSQCSSIDAGCSTGSSSSVTPMDSPLCTVDSVHLHGESSLKGLGYPNQSVDGTFSRKHHGQAGQESGREGCQRLPKIRETTV